From a region of the Candidatus Hydrogenedentota bacterium genome:
- a CDS encoding glycosyltransferase family 4 protein, translating to MKFEREAYAHCDLIVFGSKWAADSAIHQYGVSPDKVRSIAFGANLDKVPDRERVLENRRREQSTCELLFLGVDWERKGGELAISVVETLNRLGLKARLTVCGIVPASVSPYIRVVPFLNKHEAKDQARLSQLLDEATFLFLPTRGDCSPIVFCEAFAHGLPVVTCAVGGVPEIVTDGVNGIVRDRSTPADEFADIIAGLFRDTCTYAQFCEAARGAYDQTFNWGRWASEVHTLSNSVLMQR from the coding sequence ATGAAATTTGAGCGCGAAGCATACGCTCATTGCGACCTTATCGTGTTTGGGTCCAAGTGGGCCGCTGACTCTGCGATTCATCAGTATGGAGTTTCACCGGACAAAGTCCGATCAATTGCCTTTGGAGCCAATCTGGATAAGGTTCCCGATCGAGAGAGAGTCCTGGAAAACAGGAGGCGTGAGCAATCAACGTGCGAGCTGCTGTTCCTGGGTGTTGACTGGGAGCGGAAAGGGGGCGAACTGGCCATTTCCGTAGTGGAGACGTTGAATCGGCTCGGATTGAAGGCGCGACTGACTGTGTGCGGTATAGTCCCTGCAAGTGTGAGTCCTTACATCCGCGTCGTCCCGTTTCTGAATAAGCACGAGGCAAAGGACCAGGCACGCCTGTCTCAATTGCTTGACGAGGCCACGTTTCTCTTCTTGCCGACCAGGGGGGACTGCTCGCCCATTGTTTTTTGCGAGGCATTTGCACATGGACTCCCGGTTGTCACGTGTGCAGTCGGTGGCGTCCCGGAAATCGTTACTGACGGAGTCAACGGGATTGTACGCGACCGATCTACGCCGGCCGATGAGTTCGCCGATATCATTGCCGGACTCTTTCGGGATACTTGTACCTACGCGCAGTTCTGCGAGGCCGCACGAGGCGCGTACGATCAAACGTTTAATTGGGGGCGTTGGGCCTCCGAGGTTCATACGTTGTCCAATTCCGTACTAATGCAGCGGTAG